The sequence TTAACTTGATACCCTCGATCATACACCAGTATATGTCTTGGAACCACGTTTATTTTTAGCTTAGGCTACGTTAAGTGATAATTGGACGATGggttaatttaaatattattattataatctcCTGAAACAATGTTAATATTTGCTACTGTCATTAGTAATTGTAGGACAGAAAGCACTTTCCTCTGTTGATAGGATTTATGTGGGTCTAATCCAAATTAGTGAAGGTAATTGGCACTCAATACAAATTAAACCATCGAACAAATGGGCATTTCAGTCTCGACCTATATAACTCTACAGAGCATTAGTAAAAACACATGTTACCATCCCTCTGTTTGCATTTTACTTATCGAgtatagtaatttattttttaatttgtttattttagtaaACTAAAGTTTAAAAATACTATTGATAAGATTAGCTTAATACTAACCACTTGTTTCAGATGAGGTAATGCTGAAGGACCACCATTTTGTCGTTGAATTTCAACAGATATTTCTTCCATTGTATCATGCAATGCTCTGAAACATATCTGTACACACATCGGTAGCATTTGTACCTCTTTTGAATCCCAcctaattaaaagtaaaaaacaTTGTTGTCATCATGATTTTTGCAATTATTTTATTCAAcaacttaaataaataaattttataatgtCTTAGGTTGTTTGTTGGTGAGGACGAACTTCTCTATGGCACGGGTGAATTGTTGCACGTCGGCTAATGAACCATAAATATCATAAACGTCATCTATTATTAGTATCAATTGAATCACTTTGGTGAGCCATTTTCTCATGCTTCCATGTTGAGCTTCTGAAGCAATTCCTACAGCAAAAAAGAAGCTTTCCACTATCCTGTCCCTTGTAAACTCTAAATCTTCAACAATGCAAAGATTTCTCCACCAtctatttaattcaaaaaaacattCGATGAAATAATTGAGGTGAactcaaaattttgaaacacGAATAATATCACAAAGAGGAGGAAAATGATTCAATATACCTTATAACATCTTTGAGATCGTTTTGGTGGGTGGCTTGAATAATGTTGAAGTTAAGTTTAGCTAATTTGAGAAACATTGGATTTGTGTTAACGCAATTTTGAGCACTAATAATGTGTCTTCTAACATCGTACCATCTCACTCTCCATGCCAAGGGATTATTAGCAGTAAATCTGTCAACATCTGATATTTTTTTGAGGTTTTCGGCAGAGAACAATCTTATGTCATTTAGTAAGTTTTCACCATCCATGCTCAGATGTGACCCTTCCCAAAGCTCAACTAAAGTTTTTATATCTGAAGGTAATTTCACTTTCCCATCGAAAAAGTCCTTTAACATATCTGCAGTACAACAAAGAGAATCTTATTGGAAACTGTCGTTTTCCGTTCAATTTCTCAAAGGGCCAATCACTGTTTTTTGGTTTTATATGTTAAGTAAAAAGGAAACAAATTACTAAAAGAAAAGAACCAAACTTAAAAATTTGGTAAGAGTTGAGCGGATTAGATTATGGCTCAATTTAATTAATCCATGTCAACTAATGACCTGTCTATCAATTGATTAAGTCCATTTTGATCCGTCTAAATTTAGCTCATTTTAGTCCATGTCAACTCAAGTAACATCTGGGTGCGGCATATATAACTCTATTTGTTAACTTAGTCCATTTTTGGATTATACCTTGTGAAGCATGGTAGCCATGTTCCCTAAGAAGCCTGAAGCACAATGCAGTAGCATACAGACCCTCCTCCTTCTTTGAGCTGGAATTACTTTTCATGGAGTACATAATTGTATTTTCTAAAGCTTCCTTTGTTTCAACCTCGAAGTAATCAGTTAGGCCAAGTTTGTCAATTCTGTCAATAAGCTCTAGCAGCCCCACTGGACTAACACTACTCTCTGAAAACTCGTAACTCACTTCCTCTTTTAGCTTCAATGCTTCAAATTTGTACTTCTTTTCCTGCAGGAGCAAATTATAATAACGgagaatataataaatataatattttagaaaatgctTTAACTAAAATGATTATAGTTAATACTGAAAGAAAATTAGTagctaaataataaattatatcatgatttttcaaattgaacaagtaaaaaCGAACAAATAAAAGTGAAAGAAGAGTAATAAATGAATGAGATTATGAATACTCACAGAATATGGGCTTGTAAGAGAAAGTAGATGATCATATTTCCAAATGTTCGGTTTATAAGTAGAGATCCTTTCTGGAGGACTTTGTTTTTCTGTACTGTGAAATTTCTGTATTTGCATGGTTGAAACAATGGACACTGTGTTTCTGCAAGCCATGGTTTTCGATGATAGCACATTGGAAGGTGtggatgatatatatatacagttAGATACAGAGTTCCGTGCTAGCACAGActcaatatattttatatatttttaaatattttaagttgtttattataattataatgatatataGTGTTTTTTACGTACATTTCACATAACATATGTTATTCTTTTTATCGAAATTTATGTGGCAcatataaaattttgagagtcagcttaattttttatatatatactttaaattgttaat comes from Capsicum annuum cultivar UCD-10X-F1 chromosome 2, UCD10Xv1.1, whole genome shotgun sequence and encodes:
- the LOC107857095 gene encoding alpha-farnesene synthase (The sequence of the model RefSeq protein was modified relative to this genomic sequence to represent the inferred CDS: added 543 bases not found in genome assembly); amino-acid sequence: MACRNTVSIVSTMQIQKFHSTEKQSPPERISTYKPNIWKYDHLLSLTSPYSEKKYKFEALKLKEEVSYEFSESSVSPVGLLELIDRIDKLGLTDYFEVETKEALENTIMYSMKSNSSSKKEEGLYATALCFRLLREHGYHASQDMLKDFFDGKVKLPSDIKTLVELWEGSHLSMDGENLLNDIRLFSAENLKKISDVDRFTANNPLAWRVRWYDVRRHIISAQNCVNTNPMFLKLAKLNFNIIQATHQNDLKDVIRWWRNLCIVEDLEFTRDRIVESFFFAVGIASEAQHGSMRKWLTKVIQLILIIDDVYDIYGSLADVQQFTRAIEKWDSKEVQMLPMCVQICFRALHDTMEEISVEIQRQNGGPSALPHLKQVWINFCKALLVEATWYHKGHIPTLEEYLDNGWTSSSGQLLSFHVIFGLTNYKTTNETLDLCKNCQEIIYHTSVIIRLCNDQGTSTAELERGDVASSIICYMQEENVSEAVAREHIESIILNSWKKINYHFNILPKSHRKIVKHVINEARMAHVMYHSGDGFGVQDGETRDQVLINLVEPLI